The segment AGGCAGACCGCGGGGGTCGCTCAACAAGAAATACAAGCAATACATGGAGAAAGCGAGTCCCAGAGCACCCAAAAAAGTTGACTTCTTTGCCCCTGAGATAGTCCTAAAGTCGACTAAGAAAcgtggtcgaccaaagaagatAAAAATCCGCGGCAGGCCAAGAAAGATCCCGCTCACGCCGGAGGAGGAATCTGAGATACTTCGTAGGCAGACCCTACTGCGCAAGCGAAAGTTGTCGAAACCCCTCGGAAGGCCACGCATTCATCCCGTTGCAGTAACCCCCAAGATCAAAAGGGGAAGAGGAAGACCGCGCAAATACGAAGCCGTGGCAAGATCGCCGTCGCAAAACGATACCGACAGCTGAGAAAAAGAGTACACGTCTAGTGTTGAAGTTAGCATCGAAGGTGCTTATGACACCCCCCGCAAGAGAGGGAGGCCGTTAGGTTCCTTTAAGAAGAAGAGGGGTCGGCCTTCGAGTTCTGCCAAGGTTCCAACCAAAAAAGTCTCCGATGGCATCCCAAGAAAAAGAGGCCGGCCTCCAGGCTCCGGTTCCAAGGTAAAGATAGTTAAAGTGGTGAGTGGACCACCTCGAAAGAGGGGACGACCCCCAGGCTCCACGAATAAAGTTAAGATCATAAGACGGGAAGCCGATGGGACGCCACGAAAGAGAGGACGACCCAAAGGCTCCGGGAAAACGATCACCGTTGTTAAAAAGGACGTGGGAGGTGTTCCGCGAAAGAGAGGTCGACCGCCAGGTTCTGGTAAAATTAAATTGTGCGTACCGGATGAAG is part of the Triplophysa rosa linkage group LG16, Trosa_1v2, whole genome shotgun sequence genome and harbors:
- the si:ch211-288g17.3 gene encoding LOW QUALITY PROTEIN: chromosomal protein D1 (The sequence of the model RefSeq protein was modified relative to this genomic sequence to represent the inferred CDS: substituted 1 base at 1 genomic stop codon); the protein is MYESQHQSSKGTNTMETESQDSSESTLPNGSTHPTKRGRGRPRGSLNKKYKQYMEKASPRAPKKVDFFAPEIVLKSTKKRGRPKKIKIRGRPRKIPLTPEEESEILRRQTLLRKRKLSKPLGRPRIHPVAVTPKIKRGRGRPRKYEAVARSPSQNDTDSXEKEYTSSVEVSIEGAYDTPRKRGRPLGSFKKKRGRPSSSAKVPTKKVSDGIPRKRGRPPGSGSKVKIVKVVSGPPRKRGRPPGSTNKVKIIRREADGTPRKRGRPKGSGKTITVVKKDVGGVPRKRGRPPGSGKIKLCVPDEVDLDLCNFVSTSAQHRKRGRPSKVRLAVVLEKLPSTFTDDKKMEVDGPSPKRIRDSDSPLQVPDESTEEDPTSEEKGAEVSDEEDNTVDGPKVNNISEQEMGEEMYSRVGSGKFKKKK